The genome window GATGTGTTTTTGCCGCCGGAAAGAACGCTAATCGGATTGAAAGGAGCGTTCCACATCAATTTTTTCCAACGAGCCTGGCGGATCGTTTCCGTCGCGTTAGCCGGAACACCTACCTTGGAAAAACGTTCGGCGATCGTTTTCGTCGTAAAAGAAGAATTTCGATTCCAGGAACCGATCACCAATTCCCCGTAATCGAGATGAAGAACGTTTCCCTCTTCCAAACGATTCGCACAGACAAAGGCTAATCCGCTGAGAATTTCATTGTTCGGATAAAGAACTTCGACCGGCTCTTCGATGCCGATCCCGTTTTGCAAAAGCAGAATCGGAAGATGTTCCGGAATCGTTTTTCCTAAGATCGTTTCCAGTCGAATCTCCGGTAAACACTTCAAACAATTGATGATCAGATCGTATTGTTCAAGATCGCCGGGTGAAATTTTTTCTAAAACACGATTCGGTTTAAACGTGAAATTCCCCCAAGGAATACTTTGAACCGTAAAACCCTTTTCTTGCAAAAGGGAAGCATTGCTCCTCACCCAGAAATCGATCTTACAACCCGTTTGTGCGAGTTTTCCCGCATATAAACCGGCAATGGCTCCGGCGCCTAAGACTAAAATTCGATCCACTTACGGCCTGCCCCAAAACAGAATTTCATTTCATAAAAAAGGTTTAGCTGCAAGAATCTGTCCTATTTTTCTGACGGATTCTTATCCCGCTTGAGAAAATTTCCGTTCGATCTTTTTTAAAATTTCCGTGATCGCTTGCACATATCCGTCATACACCCCGCGATCGTATTCACCGAGAGAGCGGTAATTTAAACTTTGCATTTCTTTTAAGTGATTCCGCAGTTCTTCGTCCACATAATTCTTACGGATGTAAAGGGTTTCAAAAACTTTCGGATGCATCGTTTACCTCTTTTTTTAGAATCTAAGAAAACAGGAAAACGAAAAGAATTCAAGTACGTAAAATCATGTTTTGATAGAATTTGGATTTTAGCCACGCGTTCGCTCGCTTGTAATCCGGAAATTTTCTTTCGAACGTTTTAAAGTCCTTTCCGTGAATCACGTTTTTTCCGTTTTTGCGGATAACCGGAAAAACGACATGGAGAAGTTCGTGAAAGACGATGTATTCCAATACGAAAGTTGGAACGATTTCTCGGGAGAGAATCGGATTGATTACGATCATCCTATGCGCCGGATCGAAATGTCCGAGTCTTGTTTTTGAAACGGATTTGCTCCAAAAGATTTCCAGATCGTTCAAATCGATTCGCAAATAGGTATCATTGAGGCGATCCATAATTTCCCGCAACCCTTCGTTCGCAATCGACGATCGTTCGATTCGTTTTCGATTTTTATTCTTTTGCCGTTTCGTTTCGGATTGTGTTTCGTAGAATCGCCGAATGCGTTCGTCCAATTCTTGCGGGATCGATTGTTTGAGTAGTTTGTACAGTAATAAATCGACGACCGCTTCCAGATCCTCCGAGTCCGC of Leptospira sanjuanensis contains these proteins:
- a CDS encoding M48 metallopeptidase family protein; its protein translation is MVFAFETRGRTNEESSVLELLRKKTLHFLQVPGGKILEGKRIAVKFFPYANLGSSIRISSGKLEFKIHSSYLSADSEDLEAVVDLLLYKLLKQSIPQELDERIRRFYETQSETKRQKNKNRKRIERSSIANEGLREIMDRLNDTYLRIDLNDLEIFWSKSVSKTRLGHFDPAHRMIVINPILSREIVPTFVLEYIVFHELLHVVFPVIRKNGKNVIHGKDFKTFERKFPDYKRANAWLKSKFYQNMILRT
- a CDS encoding ketopantoate reductase family protein produces the protein MDRILVLGAGAIAGLYAGKLAQTGCKIDFWVRSNASLLQEKGFTVQSIPWGNFTFKPNRVLEKISPGDLEQYDLIINCLKCLPEIRLETILGKTIPEHLPILLLQNGIGIEEPVEVLYPNNEILSGLAFVCANRLEEGNVLHLDYGELVIGSWNRNSSFTTKTIAERFSKVGVPANATETIRQARWKKLMWNAPFNPISVLSGGKNTSEILAQSFGRKLVVEIMKEVQKLSEVDGATVPMEQISTFIQMTEAMKPYKTSMLLDFEAGRPMELEAILGNAIRIGEKYGLEIPHIHTLYSLLKLKSV